A genomic window from Pirellulales bacterium includes:
- a CDS encoding iron-containing alcohol dehydrogenase has protein sequence MELSYDFVAPARIAFGWGRRREAGRLARELGRRAFVVCGSRALETSGTLDELLGGLRQAGLDVIRLAAISREPRVADVDETTRRLCEASAGEGDLLLAIGGGSAIDLAKAAAALATNRESPTVQDYLEGVGRGLKIVRSPLPLMAMPTTGGTGSEATKNAVISCYAPPFKKSLRSDSMLPRVVLVDPELSVSVPSTTTAWTGMDAITQLIESYLSRFARPLPRALAVEALRGAFSALPQAVADGACRPAREAMAHAALVSGMALANSGLGLAHGVAAALGVHARVTHGLACAVLLPVALRVNRPLCETDLAELARGALGGTWRSDAEAADALLSAIDRLAAAIGVPRRLSELGVRHEQIVDLVAGSRGNSMNGNPVQLSDDELSRLLESVL, from the coding sequence ATGGAACTGTCGTACGACTTCGTCGCGCCTGCCCGGATTGCGTTCGGCTGGGGTCGGCGCCGCGAGGCCGGGCGGCTGGCCCGCGAGCTGGGACGCCGGGCATTCGTGGTCTGCGGCTCGCGCGCGCTGGAAACCAGCGGCACGCTCGACGAGCTGCTCGGCGGCCTGCGGCAAGCGGGTCTCGACGTGATTCGGCTGGCCGCGATCTCGCGCGAGCCGCGGGTGGCCGATGTCGACGAAACGACGCGGCGACTGTGCGAGGCTTCGGCGGGCGAAGGCGATTTGCTGTTGGCCATCGGCGGAGGTTCTGCCATCGACCTGGCCAAGGCGGCCGCGGCGCTGGCCACCAACCGCGAATCGCCGACGGTGCAAGACTATCTGGAGGGCGTCGGCCGCGGGCTGAAGATCGTGCGGTCGCCGCTCCCCTTGATGGCCATGCCGACCACCGGCGGCACCGGCAGCGAAGCGACCAAGAACGCCGTCATTTCGTGCTACGCTCCGCCGTTCAAAAAGAGCCTGCGTTCCGACAGCATGCTGCCGCGCGTGGTGCTTGTCGATCCGGAGTTGAGCGTGAGCGTGCCTTCCACCACGACGGCCTGGACCGGCATGGACGCCATTACGCAGCTCATCGAGAGTTATCTTTCCCGCTTCGCCCGGCCGCTGCCGCGGGCGTTGGCGGTTGAGGCACTTCGTGGAGCGTTCTCCGCGTTGCCGCAGGCGGTGGCCGACGGCGCCTGTCGCCCTGCCCGCGAAGCGATGGCCCACGCCGCGCTCGTTTCGGGCATGGCCTTGGCGAACTCCGGCTTGGGCCTGGCCCACGGCGTGGCGGCCGCCTTGGGCGTGCATGCGCGGGTGACGCACGGGTTGGCATGTGCCGTGCTGCTGCCCGTGGCCTTGCGCGTCAATCGGCCGCTTTGCGAAACGGACCTGGCCGAGTTGGCCCGCGGGGCGTTGGGCGGAACCTGGCGGTCCGACGCCGAGGCGGCCGACGCGCTGCTGTCGGCCATCGATCGTCTGGCCGCGGCCATCGGCGTGCCGAGGCGTTTGAGCGAGCTTGGCGTTCGCCACGAGCAGATTGTCGACCTTGTGGCCGGATCGCGCGGCAACAGCATGAACGGCAACCCCGTGCAGTTGAGCGACGACGAATTGA